A window of Raineyella sp. W15-4 contains these coding sequences:
- the sepH gene encoding septation protein SepH, with protein sequence MDSSLTLREIQDRLRSGSSVEEVALDAGVEPAELAGYAVPILAEREHIADLAREANVRRAGDSPAHRGLEAVVTEQLRALDLDPHTVEWSAARVERRRWQVIAELPTDDGGRRAVFNFDVDGRYSVAANEDARWMLGELPLPPLDLDTEPTLELTEEERRARMAPEDDLDEDWDDEGPTEMDTLYEMMSTYEDTLSGYEDTLSMLRGVDGDREEYSGPRLVPDLPGDEDAEPGAPDGDEDDESRRPSNRAASRAAAQRRPQPGADQPPLVEGDAPPPRRRTPRKRAHVPSWDEIVFGSGSDQDS encoded by the coding sequence ATGGACAGCTCTCTGACACTGCGCGAGATCCAGGACCGTCTGCGGTCCGGGTCGAGTGTCGAGGAGGTCGCCCTCGATGCGGGGGTCGAGCCCGCCGAACTCGCCGGGTACGCCGTCCCGATCCTGGCCGAACGTGAGCACATCGCCGACCTCGCCCGGGAGGCCAACGTCCGTCGCGCCGGTGATTCGCCGGCACATCGGGGGCTGGAGGCCGTCGTCACCGAGCAGCTCCGCGCCCTGGACCTCGATCCGCACACCGTGGAGTGGTCCGCGGCCCGGGTGGAGCGCCGCCGCTGGCAGGTGATCGCCGAGCTGCCCACCGACGACGGGGGCCGCCGGGCGGTGTTCAACTTCGACGTCGACGGACGCTACTCGGTGGCCGCCAACGAGGACGCCCGGTGGATGCTCGGCGAGTTGCCGCTGCCGCCGCTCGACCTGGACACCGAGCCGACCCTGGAGCTGACCGAGGAGGAGCGCCGCGCCCGGATGGCGCCGGAGGACGACCTCGACGAGGACTGGGACGACGAGGGTCCGACCGAGATGGACACGCTCTACGAGATGATGAGCACCTACGAGGACACCCTGTCCGGGTACGAGGACACGCTCAGCATGCTGCGTGGCGTCGACGGGGACCGCGAGGAGTACTCGGGTCCCCGCTTGGTGCCCGATCTCCCCGGGGACGAGGATGCCGAGCCGGGCGCCCCGGACGGGGACGAGGACGACGAGTCGCGACGTCCCTCGAACCGGGCGGCGTCCCGCGCCGCCGCGCAGCGGCGTCCCCAGCCCGGCGCCGACCAGCCGCCGTTGGTGGAGGGCGACGCCCCGCCGCCGCGCCGGCGGACTCCCCGGAAGCGGGCGCACGTGCCGAGCTGGGACGAGATCGTCTTCGGCAGCGGCTCCGATCAGGATTCCTGA
- a CDS encoding SRPBCC domain-containing protein, whose protein sequence is MPHTDIGRAVIKATPDAVFAALLDAEARAVWLPPTGMTGRFEWFDARPGGGYRMVLRYDDPTVPGKSGANTDVTEVRFVAIEGPTRVVEEADFVADDPRFAGTMTMTWTVAPHPSGSLVTITATDVPDGIDSADHTTAFASTLANLEAWLRAQELCPRKVAE, encoded by the coding sequence ATGCCGCACACCGACATCGGACGGGCCGTCATCAAGGCCACCCCCGACGCGGTCTTCGCGGCCCTGCTGGACGCCGAGGCCAGAGCGGTCTGGCTCCCGCCGACCGGGATGACCGGCCGGTTCGAGTGGTTCGACGCCCGGCCCGGCGGCGGCTACCGGATGGTGCTCCGCTACGACGATCCCACCGTGCCCGGCAAGTCCGGAGCGAACACCGACGTCACCGAGGTCCGGTTCGTGGCGATCGAGGGCCCGACCCGGGTGGTCGAGGAGGCCGACTTCGTCGCCGACGACCCACGGTTCGCCGGGACGATGACCATGACGTGGACAGTGGCGCCGCACCCGTCGGGAAGTCTGGTCACCATCACCGCCACCGACGTGCCGGACGGGATCGACAGCGCCGACCACACGACGGCCTTCGCCTCGACCCTGGCGAATCTCGAGGCCTGGCTCCGTGCGCAGGAGCTTTGCCCGCGCAAAGTTGCCGAATGA
- a CDS encoding alkaline phosphatase family protein, which yields MTPLAGPVYPAADQVTLPRYHHGSLCDVLPAIGARLGLGGADPLGLPAGDRWVLVLVDGLGQLQLADHADHAPYLASLLRGEGNHPPVDGFTSGLPSTTVTSLTSLGTGLVPGRHGIIGYSARHPRTGAFLNMLTWEGEDDPVSLQPHPTRLQAFADAGIAVGMVAPARFEGSGLTRVALDGPRFHPIHDERDEDGRVAAILDAATAGPRSVVYAYERELDHTGHARGVDSGEWRHQLRRIDAMLERVREELPDDVRMVITGDHGMVDIPEEHRLVVEDVAALQGDVELVAGEGRFRQLYTAPGCADAVADRWRRELGPYALVRSRAEAIAEGWYGEVDPEVLPRYGDVVVAMLADWAVMTRTLPGELALVGMHGSLTAAEMYVPLVVD from the coding sequence ATGACACCGCTGGCGGGCCCGGTGTACCCCGCGGCCGACCAGGTGACCCTGCCGCGATACCACCACGGATCGCTGTGCGACGTCCTGCCGGCGATCGGGGCCCGGCTGGGCCTCGGGGGAGCGGACCCGCTCGGGTTGCCGGCGGGTGACCGGTGGGTACTGGTCCTGGTCGACGGGCTGGGTCAGCTGCAACTCGCGGACCACGCCGACCACGCCCCGTACCTGGCCTCGCTGCTGCGCGGCGAGGGGAACCATCCGCCGGTCGACGGCTTCACCAGCGGGCTGCCCTCGACCACCGTGACGAGCCTGACCAGCCTCGGCACCGGCCTGGTGCCCGGCCGGCACGGGATCATCGGCTACTCGGCCCGACATCCGCGCACCGGCGCCTTCCTCAACATGCTCACCTGGGAGGGGGAGGACGATCCGGTCTCCCTGCAGCCGCACCCGACCCGGCTGCAGGCCTTCGCCGACGCCGGCATCGCGGTCGGGATGGTGGCCCCGGCCCGGTTCGAGGGCTCCGGGCTGACCCGGGTCGCCCTCGACGGCCCCCGCTTCCACCCGATCCACGACGAGCGCGACGAGGACGGCCGGGTCGCCGCGATCCTGGACGCGGCCACGGCCGGTCCGCGCAGTGTCGTCTACGCATACGAACGTGAACTCGACCACACCGGGCACGCTCGCGGAGTCGACTCCGGCGAGTGGCGCCACCAGTTGCGCCGCATCGACGCGATGCTCGAACGGGTCCGCGAGGAGCTGCCCGACGACGTCCGGATGGTGATCACCGGGGACCACGGAATGGTCGACATCCCCGAGGAACACCGTCTCGTCGTCGAGGACGTCGCCGCCCTGCAGGGCGACGTCGAACTGGTCGCCGGCGAGGGGCGGTTCCGCCAGCTCTACACCGCGCCGGGGTGCGCCGACGCGGTCGCCGACCGGTGGCGCCGGGAACTCGGTCCGTACGCCCTGGTCCGCAGCCGCGCCGAGGCGATCGCCGAGGGGTGGTACGGGGAGGTCGATCCCGAGGTGCTGCCCCGCTACGGCGACGTCGTGGTGGCGATGCTGGCGGACTGGGCGGTGATGACCCGTACGCTGCCCGGCGAACTCGCTCTGGTCGGCATGCACGGGTCGCTGACCGCCGCCGAGATGTACGTCCCCCTGGTGGTGGACTGA
- a CDS encoding DNA topoisomerase IV subunit A: MARRSSTVDEEEFEEHVIDVDVSDEMQSSFLEYAYSVIYARALPDARDGLKPVQRRILYSMNEMGLRPDRAHVKCARVVGEVMGKYHPHGDSAIYDALVRLGQPWAMRLPMVDSHGNFGSLDAGPAAMRYTECRMAPAALAMTEGLDLDTVDFRPNYDGHETEPAVLPASFPNLLVNGSTGIAVGMATNIPPHNLIEVVHALRHLLSHPDADLDTIMRFVPGPDFASGGTIVGLEGIREAYESGRGTFRIRANARIEQLTARRQGIVVTELPPMIGPEKIIEQIKVLVQGKKLQGVSDVKDLADLQHPTRLVIEVKNGFNPEALLEQLYRRTKLEDSFGINTVALVDGQPRTLGLIEALQVYLDHRLDVILRRSLFQRTRAEERLHLVEGLLIAILDIDDVIAIVRQSEDAAEAKARLIEAFDLTEVQATYILDMQLRRLTRFSRLELEGERDELTARIAALTEIIESDEKLRALVGDELTAVATAYGDARRTVLLSSAGVSATAAAGPLEISDDPCWVVASATGLLARTSTADPLPAEGPRTGHDVITAVVRTTARSEIGVVTSTGLVHKLSALDLPVLPPTAAAPNLQGGSRLSELLALEPGEEFRALVPLDPDSPGLAVGTRRGVVKVVRPEILTRSEWEVIRLEDGDEVTGAAWLGGRTDAELCFVTSDAQLLHFPLSAVRSQGRTGGGVAGVKLNPGARVVFFGVVPADGSVVVTLAAASGALLGAEAGSVKVARFEEFPGKGRATQGVRCHRFLKGEDELASAWAGPAPAIACAASGAPIDLPPADGRRDGSGHPLAQPILAIGSRTFPAAAAGPRPAAPEGGPGLPE; the protein is encoded by the coding sequence ATGGCTCGCAGGAGCAGCACCGTCGACGAGGAGGAGTTCGAGGAACACGTCATCGACGTCGACGTCTCCGACGAGATGCAGTCGTCGTTCCTCGAGTATGCCTACTCGGTGATCTACGCCCGGGCGCTCCCCGACGCCCGGGACGGCCTCAAGCCAGTGCAGCGGCGCATCCTCTACTCGATGAACGAGATGGGCCTGCGCCCGGACCGGGCCCACGTCAAGTGCGCCCGGGTGGTCGGCGAGGTGATGGGCAAGTACCACCCGCACGGCGACAGCGCCATCTACGACGCACTGGTCCGACTCGGCCAGCCGTGGGCGATGCGACTGCCGATGGTCGACTCCCACGGCAACTTCGGCTCCCTGGACGCCGGACCCGCCGCGATGCGGTACACGGAGTGCCGGATGGCGCCGGCCGCGCTGGCGATGACCGAGGGGCTCGACCTTGACACCGTCGACTTCCGGCCCAACTACGACGGTCACGAGACCGAGCCGGCGGTCCTGCCGGCCTCCTTCCCGAACCTGCTGGTGAACGGCTCCACCGGCATCGCGGTCGGCATGGCGACGAACATCCCGCCGCACAACCTGATCGAGGTGGTGCACGCGCTGCGGCACCTGCTCAGCCACCCCGACGCCGATCTCGACACCATCATGCGGTTCGTCCCGGGTCCCGACTTCGCCTCCGGCGGCACGATCGTCGGTCTGGAGGGCATCCGCGAGGCGTACGAGTCGGGCCGGGGCACCTTCCGGATCCGCGCCAACGCTCGGATCGAGCAGCTCACCGCGCGGCGTCAGGGGATCGTCGTCACCGAGCTGCCGCCGATGATCGGGCCGGAGAAGATCATCGAGCAGATCAAAGTGCTGGTGCAGGGCAAGAAGCTGCAGGGCGTCTCCGATGTCAAGGACCTCGCCGACCTGCAGCATCCCACCCGGCTGGTGATCGAGGTCAAGAACGGCTTCAACCCGGAGGCGCTGCTGGAGCAGCTCTACCGCCGGACGAAGCTGGAGGACTCGTTCGGGATCAACACCGTCGCGCTGGTCGACGGCCAGCCGCGGACGCTGGGCCTGATCGAGGCCCTGCAGGTCTACCTCGACCACCGTCTCGACGTCATCCTGCGCCGCTCGCTGTTCCAGCGGACCCGCGCCGAGGAGAGGCTGCACCTGGTCGAGGGCCTGCTGATCGCCATCCTCGACATCGACGACGTGATCGCCATCGTGCGGCAGTCGGAGGATGCCGCCGAGGCGAAGGCCCGACTGATCGAGGCTTTCGACCTCACCGAGGTGCAGGCGACGTACATCCTCGACATGCAGCTGCGCCGGTTGACCCGCTTCTCCCGGCTGGAGCTGGAGGGGGAACGCGACGAGCTGACCGCCCGGATCGCGGCACTGACCGAGATCATCGAGTCCGACGAGAAGCTGCGCGCCCTGGTCGGCGACGAGCTGACCGCGGTCGCCACCGCGTACGGGGACGCCCGCCGCACCGTGCTGCTCTCCTCCGCCGGGGTCTCTGCCACGGCGGCCGCCGGCCCGCTGGAGATCAGCGACGACCCGTGCTGGGTGGTGGCCTCGGCGACCGGGCTGCTGGCCCGCACCTCGACCGCGGATCCGCTGCCCGCCGAGGGGCCCCGCACCGGGCACGACGTCATCACGGCGGTGGTCCGGACCACCGCCCGCTCGGAGATCGGGGTGGTCACCTCGACCGGGCTGGTGCACAAGCTGTCCGCGCTGGACCTGCCGGTGCTGCCCCCCACCGCCGCCGCCCCGAACCTGCAGGGCGGTTCCCGGCTGTCGGAACTGCTGGCGCTGGAGCCCGGGGAGGAGTTCCGGGCCCTGGTGCCGCTCGACCCGGACTCCCCCGGGCTGGCCGTCGGCACCCGCCGTGGGGTGGTCAAGGTGGTGCGGCCGGAGATCCTCACCCGGTCCGAGTGGGAGGTGATCCGGCTCGAGGACGGTGACGAGGTCACCGGGGCGGCCTGGCTGGGCGGTCGCACCGACGCCGAGCTGTGCTTCGTCACCTCCGATGCTCAGCTGCTGCACTTCCCGCTGAGCGCCGTACGCTCCCAGGGACGGACCGGCGGCGGCGTCGCCGGTGTCAAGCTCAATCCTGGCGCCCGGGTGGTGTTCTTCGGCGTCGTGCCGGCTGATGGGTCGGTGGTGGTCACCCTCGCCGCGGCGTCGGGCGCGCTGCTGGGCGCGGAGGCCGGCAGCGTGAAGGTGGCCCGGTTCGAGGAGTTCCCGGGCAAGGGCCGGGCCACCCAGGGCGTCCGGTGCCATCGGTTCCTCAAGGGTGAGGACGAGCTGGCGTCGGCCTGGGCCGGACCGGCGCCGGCCATCGCCTGCGCCGCCTCGGGGGCGCCGATCGACCTGCCGCCCGCCGACGGGCGCCGCGACGGCTCGGGGCATCCGCTGGCCCAGCCGATCCTGGCGATCGGCAGCCGGACCTTCCCGGCCGCGGCGGCCGGTCCACGTCCCGCGGCCCCGGAGGGTGGTCCCGGTCTCCCGGAGTAG
- a CDS encoding phosphatase domain-containing protein: MGRELLKRRGWRNFLAQPVVRGTIVVHTSRGPIEVPTDRSGYIDVRLENGSLPAGWQRIEYSTVDGRTTSGDVQIIDPSIDFGIISDIDDTIISTMLPRLMLAAWNSFVVHESARQAVPGMARLYRDLLAEHPGAPLVFVSTGSWNTQPTLTRFLHSRRFPLGAMLLTDWGPTSTGWFRSGRAHKEREVRQLARDFPAIRWVLVGDDGQHDPAIYGRFSHEYPDHVRAVAIRQLTPAEQVLAHGTLDSLESEQMDRTHSVPWLTGQDGWEIHVKLDAALSGQDPETPRADTP; this comes from the coding sequence ATCGGCCGGGAGCTGCTCAAGCGCCGCGGCTGGCGCAACTTCCTCGCCCAGCCCGTGGTCCGCGGCACCATCGTGGTGCACACCTCCCGCGGCCCGATCGAGGTGCCCACCGACCGGTCCGGCTACATCGACGTACGACTGGAGAACGGCAGCCTGCCCGCCGGGTGGCAGCGGATCGAGTACTCCACCGTCGACGGCCGGACCACGTCCGGCGATGTCCAGATCATCGATCCCTCGATCGACTTCGGCATCATCTCCGACATCGACGACACGATCATCTCGACGATGCTGCCGCGGCTGATGCTCGCGGCCTGGAACTCCTTCGTCGTGCACGAGTCGGCCCGCCAGGCGGTGCCCGGCATGGCCCGGCTCTACCGGGACCTGCTCGCCGAGCACCCCGGTGCCCCGCTGGTCTTCGTCTCCACCGGCTCGTGGAACACCCAGCCGACGCTGACCCGGTTCCTGCACTCGCGGCGGTTCCCGCTCGGCGCCATGCTGCTCACCGACTGGGGCCCGACCTCCACCGGCTGGTTCCGCTCCGGCCGGGCGCACAAGGAGCGGGAGGTACGTCAGCTCGCCCGCGACTTCCCCGCCATCCGCTGGGTGTTGGTCGGCGACGACGGGCAGCACGACCCGGCGATCTACGGCCGGTTCAGCCACGAGTATCCCGATCACGTCCGGGCGGTCGCCATCCGCCAGCTGACCCCGGCGGAGCAGGTGCTGGCGCACGGTACGCTCGACAGTCTGGAGAGCGAGCAGATGGACCGTACGCACTCCGTCCCGTGGCTCACCGGCCAGGACGGCTGGGAGATCCACGTGAAGCTGGATGCGGCGCTGTCCGGGCAGGACCCGGAGACGCCCCGCGCCGACACGCCATAG
- a CDS encoding ferrochelatase, which yields MTSPLSRYDAVLLLSFGGPEHQQDVVPFLRNVTRGKDIPEARLAIVGEHYRRFGGRSPINDQNRALLAALRSELAARRIDIPVVWGNRNWAPYVADVLADLATRGARRVLAVTTSAYPSYSGCRQYLADVDRHCPPGLRVDTVRPYALDDGFVTANLDAIRAARAALVAQGHPDPYVLFVTHSIPLAMARTSGPAGSPEREGNPGGAYVGTLQTVAERILAGLRTDAGGVPAHGIGYCSRSGPAAVPWLEPDVRDALRSLAARGVPAVVVAPIGFVSDHMEVVYDLDVEAAATARELGLAMCRAATAGTHPAFVAGLVDRLIATAADPVGCPTGCCPRPDRPARTVAPGR from the coding sequence GTGACCTCCCCGCTCTCCCGCTACGACGCCGTTCTGCTCCTCTCCTTCGGCGGGCCGGAGCATCAGCAGGACGTCGTGCCGTTCCTGCGCAACGTCACCCGCGGCAAGGACATCCCGGAGGCACGGCTCGCGATCGTCGGTGAACACTACCGCCGGTTCGGCGGCCGCAGCCCGATCAACGACCAGAACCGGGCCCTGCTGGCCGCGCTGCGGAGCGAGTTGGCCGCCCGCAGGATCGACATCCCCGTGGTGTGGGGCAACCGGAACTGGGCACCGTACGTGGCGGACGTCCTCGCCGACCTCGCGACCCGCGGCGCCCGACGGGTGCTGGCCGTCACGACCAGCGCCTACCCCTCCTACTCCGGCTGTCGCCAGTACCTGGCGGACGTCGACCGGCACTGCCCGCCCGGGTTACGGGTCGACACGGTGCGGCCGTACGCCCTCGACGACGGGTTCGTCACCGCCAACCTCGACGCGATCCGGGCCGCCCGGGCCGCGCTCGTCGCCCAGGGTCACCCCGATCCGTACGTCCTGTTCGTCACCCACTCCATCCCGCTGGCGATGGCCCGGACCTCCGGTCCGGCCGGCTCACCGGAGCGGGAGGGGAATCCCGGTGGGGCGTACGTCGGCACGCTGCAGACCGTGGCAGAGCGGATCCTCGCCGGGCTACGGACCGACGCCGGCGGCGTTCCGGCGCACGGCATCGGGTACTGCTCCCGCTCGGGGCCGGCGGCGGTGCCGTGGCTGGAACCCGACGTCAGGGACGCCTTGCGGTCGCTCGCTGCCCGGGGCGTGCCGGCGGTCGTCGTCGCGCCGATCGGGTTCGTCAGCGACCACATGGAGGTCGTCTACGACCTGGACGTGGAGGCGGCGGCCACGGCGCGGGAGCTGGGCCTGGCGATGTGCCGGGCCGCCACCGCGGGCACCCACCCGGCGTTCGTCGCGGGACTCGTGGACCGGCTGATCGCCACCGCCGCCGACCCGGTCGGGTGTCCGACCGGGTGCTGCCCCCGTCCAGACCGCCCTGCCCGCACCGTCGCGCCGGGACGGTGA
- a CDS encoding carbonic anhydrase — protein MHPADFADLLENNAHYAEAFTDGGFDGIAKAGVLMVTCMDSRITPLQMIGLRLGDAKILRTPGGRVTHDALIGCILGVHLLNVDRIMVVPHSRCAVGSGDDKFLADKVHHATGADISGMVLGSTPDQEAGLRFDVALLRTHPLLVGRDVLVGGFHYDVDSGRLTQRY, from the coding sequence ATGCACCCTGCGGACTTCGCCGACCTGCTCGAGAACAACGCCCACTACGCAGAGGCCTTCACCGACGGCGGGTTCGACGGCATCGCCAAGGCGGGTGTCCTGATGGTCACCTGCATGGACTCCCGGATCACCCCGCTGCAGATGATCGGGCTGCGGCTCGGCGACGCCAAGATCCTCCGTACGCCGGGTGGCCGGGTCACCCACGACGCCCTGATCGGCTGCATCCTCGGTGTCCACCTGCTCAATGTCGACCGGATCATGGTGGTGCCGCACAGCCGCTGCGCGGTCGGCTCCGGGGACGACAAGTTCCTGGCCGACAAGGTGCACCACGCCACCGGCGCAGACATCTCCGGGATGGTGCTGGGCAGCACACCGGACCAGGAGGCCGGCCTGCGCTTCGACGTGGCGCTGCTGCGTACGCATCCGCTGCTGGTCGGCCGCGACGTCCTGGTCGGTGGTTTCCACTACGACGTGGACTCCGGCCGGCTGACGCAGCGCTACTGA
- a CDS encoding DUF3093 domain-containing protein — protein sequence MAYRERLLLSWWWIVVIAGVILSVAVVYFVYQPPRIAGAVTLGLVALAAGAAAAGSIRIALEPVGLRVGRNLVEWPYVADARALTAEESRDRLGRGADPRAFLVTRPYVRRAVEVTLADPADPHPYWLVSSRHPEELADAIRRAAHR from the coding sequence GTGGCATATCGGGAACGACTCCTGCTGTCCTGGTGGTGGATCGTGGTGATCGCCGGGGTGATCCTCTCTGTGGCGGTCGTCTACTTCGTCTACCAGCCGCCGCGGATCGCTGGGGCTGTCACCCTCGGCCTGGTGGCCCTCGCCGCCGGGGCGGCGGCCGCGGGCAGCATCCGCATCGCGCTCGAGCCGGTCGGCCTGCGGGTGGGTCGCAACCTGGTGGAGTGGCCGTACGTCGCCGACGCCCGTGCCCTGACAGCGGAGGAGTCGCGGGACCGGCTGGGGCGCGGCGCGGACCCCCGTGCCTTCCTCGTCACCCGGCCCTACGTCCGCCGGGCGGTCGAGGTGACTCTGGCCGACCCGGCCGACCCGCACCCGTACTGGCTGGTGAGCTCGCGTCACCCCGAGGAGCTCGCCGACGCGATCCGCCGGGCGGCGCACCGATGA
- a CDS encoding DUF4193 domain-containing protein: MATDYDAPRKNEEDVSEDSLEALKNRRNDQQSGNVDEDEVAAAESFELPGADLSHEELTVKVLPKQQDEFTCASCFLVRKRSQIAKIDGDLIYCTDCVRG; this comes from the coding sequence ATGGCCACTGATTACGACGCTCCTCGTAAGAACGAGGAGGATGTGAGCGAGGACTCGCTCGAAGCCCTCAAGAACCGTCGCAACGACCAACAGTCGGGCAACGTGGACGAGGACGAGGTGGCGGCCGCCGAGTCGTTCGAACTCCCCGGCGCCGACCTCTCCCACGAGGAACTGACCGTCAAGGTGCTGCCCAAGCAGCAGGACGAGTTCACCTGCGCCAGTTGCTTCCTGGTGCGCAAGCGCAGCCAGATCGCCAAGATCGACGGCGATCTCATCTACTGCACCGACTGCGTCCGCGGCTGA
- a CDS encoding DUF4235 domain-containing protein, which produces MAIADALVYKVYTAVAGAAATVVTHKLLTAGWQYVTGEEPPEPTDPEADATAAILWALASAAGLAVAQVVAQRVGTRYLLSRGGKKPKPHRIAMKI; this is translated from the coding sequence ATGGCCATCGCCGACGCTCTCGTGTACAAGGTCTACACCGCGGTCGCGGGGGCCGCGGCCACCGTGGTGACGCACAAGCTGCTCACCGCCGGATGGCAGTACGTCACCGGGGAGGAGCCGCCGGAGCCGACCGATCCGGAGGCCGATGCCACCGCGGCGATCCTGTGGGCTCTGGCCAGCGCCGCCGGTCTGGCCGTCGCCCAGGTGGTGGCACAGCGGGTCGGCACCCGCTATCTGTTGTCCCGCGGCGGCAAGAAGCCGAAGCCGCACCGGATCGCAATGAAGATCTGA
- a CDS encoding DUF6186 family protein, with amino-acid sequence MSSVVTVGAYVVIVLLGVLLASYSRRHPEHIAPLHRLLSTVFASRATRILLVGFWWWLGWHFLVGPTLDP; translated from the coding sequence ATGAGCAGCGTCGTCACGGTCGGGGCCTACGTCGTGATCGTCCTGCTGGGGGTGCTGCTCGCGTCGTACTCCCGGCGGCACCCCGAGCACATCGCCCCGCTGCACCGACTGCTCAGCACGGTCTTCGCCTCGCGGGCCACCAGGATCCTGCTCGTCGGCTTCTGGTGGTGGCTCGGCTGGCACTTCCTCGTCGGCCCCACCCTCGATCCCTGA
- a CDS encoding DUF393 domain-containing protein, producing the protein MTTGSGRSGVFLYDPDCGFCTASVEFLRRHLRSSIDYAPYVGHDLAGVGLTEDQCRRQAWVVLDDGRTAGGAMAFAEVLSHGGPAAMPIGRLLRAPGARQVAQAVYRFVARHRHRLPGGTGGCRTDR; encoded by the coding sequence GTGACGACGGGGTCCGGTCGGAGCGGAGTCTTCCTCTACGACCCCGACTGCGGGTTCTGCACCGCCTCGGTGGAGTTCCTGCGACGACACCTGCGCAGTTCCATCGACTACGCACCGTACGTAGGCCACGACCTGGCCGGTGTCGGGCTGACCGAGGACCAGTGCCGTCGACAGGCCTGGGTCGTCCTCGACGACGGCCGGACCGCGGGCGGCGCGATGGCCTTCGCCGAGGTGCTCTCCCACGGTGGCCCGGCGGCGATGCCGATCGGGCGGCTCCTCCGAGCGCCGGGAGCCCGCCAGGTGGCACAGGCGGTGTATCGGTTCGTGGCACGGCACCGCCATCGGCTGCCCGGCGGGACGGGCGGCTGTCGGACCGACCGGTGA
- a CDS encoding DUF5998 family protein produces the protein MSGPEQLTGTDELRTAIEACGYFPALVFDSVMLSLGEEAMVSYVVQHEPTITPDGIHRHVTVAVLTPTRLIINHTDDADATAGFGAQAASTSEVVGLRRIASVSLSRIVNEPSRYRPDQVAVQEALLTVAWGFASRIDLEPATCDNPDCDADHGLTGQLVGDDLVLRMSSDADGTEGVGQLVRFGLALQRSTNIS, from the coding sequence GTGAGTGGACCGGAACAGCTGACGGGCACGGACGAGCTGCGCACCGCGATCGAGGCCTGCGGGTACTTCCCGGCCCTCGTCTTCGACAGCGTGATGCTCTCGCTGGGCGAGGAGGCGATGGTCTCGTACGTCGTGCAGCACGAACCGACCATCACCCCCGACGGCATCCACCGACACGTGACCGTGGCGGTGCTGACGCCGACCAGGCTGATCATCAACCACACCGACGACGCCGACGCCACCGCCGGCTTCGGGGCCCAGGCGGCCTCCACCAGCGAGGTGGTCGGGCTGCGGCGGATCGCCTCGGTGAGCCTGAGCCGGATCGTCAACGAGCCGAGCCGCTACCGACCGGACCAGGTGGCGGTGCAGGAAGCGCTGCTCACCGTGGCCTGGGGTTTCGCCTCCCGGATCGACCTGGAACCCGCCACCTGTGACAACCCCGACTGCGACGCCGACCACGGTCTCACCGGTCAGCTGGTCGGCGACGACCTGGTGCTGCGGATGAGCAGCGACGCCGACGGCACCGAGGGGGTCGGCCAGCTGGTCCGTTTCGGTCTGGCCCTGCAGCGCTCCACGAACATCTCATGA
- a CDS encoding thymidine kinase: MAELVFFTGVMESGKSTLALQLDHTMTTGGRRGRVFTCDDRAGRQVVTSRLGLSREAVEVTDGFDFWHHVIGELTHGERLEYLICDEAQFYRPVHVDQLARIVDELGLDVYAFGLLTDFRTEIFPGSRRLVELADRLETLQVTPLCWCGAKATTNTRTVDGWIVTEGDQKLIGDVTAGGSGDGGVVGYEVLCRKHHRSGTTRKVVALGSAAEPLPLASPDQEPLTVDQETLAVSEDQES; the protein is encoded by the coding sequence ATGGCCGAACTGGTCTTCTTCACCGGCGTGATGGAGTCCGGCAAGTCGACCCTGGCCCTGCAACTGGACCACACCATGACCACCGGCGGGCGACGCGGCCGGGTGTTCACCTGCGATGACCGGGCCGGCCGGCAGGTCGTCACCTCACGGCTGGGGCTGAGCCGGGAGGCCGTCGAGGTGACCGACGGGTTCGACTTCTGGCACCACGTCATCGGCGAACTCACCCACGGGGAGCGGCTGGAGTACCTGATCTGCGACGAGGCGCAGTTCTACCGGCCGGTGCACGTCGACCAGCTGGCGCGGATCGTCGACGAGCTGGGCCTGGACGTGTACGCCTTCGGGTTGCTGACCGATTTCCGGACCGAGATCTTCCCCGGCTCCCGCCGCCTGGTGGAGCTCGCCGATCGGCTGGAGACGCTGCAGGTGACCCCGCTGTGCTGGTGCGGTGCCAAGGCCACCACCAACACCCGCACCGTCGACGGCTGGATCGTCACCGAGGGGGACCAGAAGCTGATCGGCGACGTCACCGCCGGCGGCAGCGGTGACGGCGGGGTCGTCGGGTACGAGGTGTTGTGCCGCAAACACCATCGGTCCGGCACCACCCGCAAGGTGGTCGCGCTCGGATCGGCGGCCGAGCCGCTACCGCTGGCGTCCCCCGACCAGGAGCCGCTCACTGTCGACCAGGAGACTCTCGCGGTGTCGGAGGATCAGGAATCCTGA